From Companilactobacillus heilongjiangensis, one genomic window encodes:
- a CDS encoding DUF1003 domain-containing protein — protein MAIKKNQICIICGNRFTIMEGLFIRDLSDLLKGQVLKTNSYAKDSSFICLKDLQKIRIERMQTVIDQDLKIDHDMSDKLKKEMSKDTYVITNINDTIYGKRTTGQKLADAVAKFGGSWGFIITFMIILVAWMTINIVHLFGVNFDPYPFILLNLFLSCVAAIQAPIIMMSQNRQAERDRFDSENDYKTNMKSEMEIRLLHEKLDQLNEVKWPHILDIQKMQIEVLSEIENEIQSLQASNEKPKERNTRHPSREKKREYDKSAFEH, from the coding sequence ATGGCAATCAAGAAGAATCAAATTTGTATAATCTGTGGCAACCGATTCACAATTATGGAGGGCCTTTTCATCAGAGATTTAAGCGACCTCCTTAAAGGACAAGTCCTCAAAACCAATAGTTACGCGAAGGATTCCTCATTTATTTGTCTCAAGGATTTACAAAAAATCCGCATCGAACGAATGCAGACAGTTATCGACCAAGATCTCAAAATTGATCACGATATGAGTGACAAACTAAAAAAAGAAATGTCTAAGGATACTTACGTAATTACCAATATCAACGACACTATTTATGGCAAACGAACAACTGGTCAAAAGCTGGCGGATGCTGTGGCAAAATTTGGTGGTAGTTGGGGCTTTATTATCACGTTCATGATTATTTTAGTAGCATGGATGACAATCAATATTGTGCACCTGTTTGGCGTTAACTTTGATCCGTATCCATTCATACTGCTTAACCTATTTTTGAGCTGTGTGGCCGCCATACAAGCTCCTATCATCATGATGAGTCAGAACCGTCAAGCTGAACGTGACAGATTCGATTCCGAGAATGATTACAAAACAAATATGAAATCAGAAATGGAAATTCGCTTGCTTCATGAAAAACTTGATCAATTGAATGAAGTTAAATGGCCTCACATTTTGGATATCCAAAAGATGCAGATTGAAGTTCTCAGTGAAATTGAAAATGAAATTCAGTCGTTGCAGGCCAGCAATGAAAAACCTAAGGAACGAAATACTAGACATCCCAGTCGCGAAAAAAAACGAGAGTATGACAA
- a CDS encoding NAD(P)/FAD-dependent oxidoreductase has translation MAHILVLGAGYGGLRAARDLAKETPAGTQIDLIDQHEKHVEKTALHTIAAGTNRADAVSFDVRSVLPSNVNFIKATVSKLDLDNKTVEFSDHEDITYDYIVVALGFRSEDFGLEGASENALILQDLQSAQNIYKTLNENIANYKESQDPADLSIIVCGAGFTGVEILGELVDTVKILKAKYEVPEIKVTCLEMATRILPMFDENLASYAVDYLDKNGIKLLTGAKIKKIEPKSVVYMDGDTEKSVAGSTILWTVGVSGSDVIKESGIEARRNRVMTTEFLNLEANPEAYFIGDDSAVIPNGAERPYPTTGQLATAEGAGAAFNIAAALNGKDLKPFVYHSMGTVASLGQNHGIAEITDKNLKFKGPIASLLKHLSADRGIMEIAGIKTAIRKGTI, from the coding sequence ATGGCACACATTTTAGTACTAGGCGCTGGCTACGGTGGCTTGAGAGCTGCTCGTGATTTAGCCAAGGAAACCCCAGCAGGAACACAAATTGATTTAATTGATCAACATGAAAAACACGTTGAAAAAACAGCTTTACATACTATTGCAGCAGGAACTAACCGAGCCGATGCAGTAAGTTTCGACGTTCGTTCAGTTCTACCATCAAATGTGAACTTCATCAAAGCAACTGTTTCAAAACTAGATTTGGATAACAAAACAGTTGAGTTTTCTGACCACGAAGACATCACATATGACTATATCGTTGTTGCTTTAGGCTTCCGTTCAGAGGACTTTGGACTTGAAGGCGCCAGTGAAAATGCGTTGATTCTTCAAGATCTCCAATCTGCCCAAAATATTTACAAGACATTAAACGAAAATATCGCTAACTACAAAGAGTCACAAGACCCAGCTGACCTTTCCATCATCGTTTGTGGTGCCGGATTCACTGGTGTTGAAATTCTAGGTGAATTAGTTGATACAGTTAAAATTTTAAAAGCTAAATATGAAGTTCCAGAAATCAAAGTAACATGTCTCGAAATGGCCACAAGAATTTTGCCAATGTTCGATGAAAACTTAGCTAGTTACGCTGTTGATTACCTAGATAAGAACGGTATCAAGTTGCTAACTGGTGCTAAGATCAAGAAGATTGAGCCAAAGTCTGTTGTCTACATGGATGGCGATACTGAAAAGAGTGTTGCCGGTAGTACAATCCTTTGGACCGTTGGTGTTAGTGGTTCTGACGTCATCAAAGAATCAGGTATCGAAGCTAGAAGAAATCGTGTTATGACAACTGAATTCCTCAACCTCGAAGCTAACCCTGAAGCATACTTCATTGGTGATGACTCCGCAGTTATTCCTAATGGTGCTGAACGTCCATACCCAACAACAGGTCAATTGGCAACTGCTGAAGGTGCTGGTGCAGCATTCAATATCGCAGCCGCATTGAACGGTAAAGATTTGAAACCATTCGTTTACCACTCAATGGGAACTGTTGCTTCACTTGGTCAAAATCATGGTATCGCTGAAATCACAGACAAGAACCTCAAGTTCAAAGGTCCTATCGCCTCACTTCTAAAACATCTTTCAGCCGACCGTGGAATTATGGAAATTGCTGGTATTAAGACAGCCATTAGAAAAGGTACCATCTAA
- a CDS encoding cation:proton antiporter yields the protein MEFITLLALMLFLTLIVSHVFNRLNLPAVVGQLILGVILGKGVLNIVKPTHEVELFADIGVILLMFIAGLESDLKLLRKHLIPSINVAISGVILPVALTLGTALIFGINVKESIFMSVVFAATSVSISVEVLKSLNYLSSTSGTVILGAAVADDILAISILSVMSGTLTGDFSLKKILLLLAMWIFFGVLVVVLHKWVIPDLMKLSDYVEATHAKTIFALVICFIMAFVADKVQLDSVLGAFVAGIAVSNASDYDEQVSRNIELIGYSVFIPIFFISIGLNLEFDNFLRDFWLIVLFTLTGIIGKLFGAGFGARISGFNMKDSYVIGSGMISRGEMALIVAQVGYGVKLLSEEYYSTVIISVILITIIAPFFLKHSISKNPL from the coding sequence ATGGAATTTATAACCCTTTTAGCACTAATGCTCTTTTTAACTTTAATCGTCAGTCACGTTTTCAACCGTTTGAACTTACCTGCTGTTGTAGGTCAGTTGATTCTAGGGGTTATTCTCGGTAAAGGTGTTCTGAATATTGTTAAACCAACACATGAGGTCGAATTATTTGCGGATATCGGCGTTATACTGCTGATGTTTATTGCTGGTTTGGAAAGTGATCTGAAACTATTACGCAAGCACCTGATACCCAGTATCAATGTGGCCATCTCTGGAGTTATTTTACCGGTCGCATTAACCTTGGGAACGGCTTTGATTTTTGGCATTAATGTCAAAGAAAGTATTTTCATGTCCGTCGTTTTCGCCGCTACATCCGTTTCAATCTCAGTTGAAGTTTTGAAAAGTTTGAATTACCTATCAAGTACTTCCGGAACCGTTATTCTCGGTGCCGCTGTTGCCGATGATATCTTAGCAATTTCCATTTTGAGCGTTATGTCCGGAACATTAACTGGGGACTTTTCACTCAAAAAAATCCTATTATTACTAGCTATGTGGATTTTCTTCGGCGTTTTAGTCGTCGTCTTGCACAAGTGGGTCATCCCTGATTTGATGAAATTGTCAGATTACGTTGAAGCGACCCATGCCAAAACCATCTTTGCCTTAGTAATCTGTTTTATCATGGCATTCGTTGCCGATAAAGTTCAGTTAGACTCCGTTTTAGGTGCATTCGTTGCCGGAATTGCCGTTTCAAATGCTTCCGATTATGACGAACAAGTCAGTCGCAATATCGAATTAATTGGTTATTCTGTCTTTATTCCTATTTTCTTTATTAGCATTGGTCTCAATCTTGAATTCGATAACTTTCTACGCGACTTCTGGCTAATTGTCTTGTTTACATTAACTGGAATTATTGGAAAACTATTTGGTGCCGGTTTTGGAGCTCGAATATCCGGCTTCAATATGAAAGATTCCTATGTCATTGGATCGGGAATGATTTCTCGTGGTGAAATGGCTTTAATCGTGGCACAAGTCGGTTATGGCGTGAAATTATTGTCTGAGGAATATTATTCAACTGTTATTATTAGTGTTATTTTGATCACTATCATAGCTCCATTCTTCCTGAAACACTCAATTAGTAAAAATCCTTTGTAG
- a CDS encoding TetR/AcrR family transcriptional regulator: MNVRDKQAENTKNAILKVAAEMFLSQGYQATSTRKIAQELNITQPNMYHYYKNKKVLYVKAIEYAVSGFSENLLAEYKSHKDLPFEELLLYMSQYMIGNFRINYFVMRNDIENFFTDEERRDLSKNWDGGYYKVLFNVFQSHKSELRSDLAIPVQVGTFLTMLLPYIEYNDAKRKRNIANLKTVINIFINGIKKE, encoded by the coding sequence ATGAACGTACGTGATAAACAAGCCGAAAATACTAAGAATGCAATTTTAAAAGTCGCTGCTGAAATGTTTTTATCACAGGGATATCAAGCTACATCAACACGTAAAATTGCTCAAGAACTCAACATTACTCAACCTAATATGTATCACTACTACAAAAATAAAAAGGTTCTGTATGTGAAAGCCATCGAATACGCTGTCAGTGGTTTCAGTGAAAATTTGCTGGCTGAATATAAGAGTCACAAGGATTTGCCTTTCGAAGAATTATTACTCTATATGTCCCAATATATGATTGGAAACTTTCGAATTAATTACTTCGTTATGCGTAACGATATCGAAAATTTCTTTACTGATGAGGAACGTCGAGATCTCAGCAAGAACTGGGATGGCGGTTATTATAAAGTCCTCTTCAACGTTTTCCAATCGCACAAAAGTGAACTCCGTTCTGATTTAGCAATTCCTGTTCAAGTCGGAACTTTTTTGACAATGTTACTCCCTTACATTGAATATAACGATGCCAAAAGGAAGCGTAATATTGCTAATCTAAAAACGGTTATCAATATTTTCATCAATGGCATTAAGAAAGAATAG
- a CDS encoding glycosyltransferase family 2 protein, which yields MKTISLIVPCFNEEETINIYYDAMTKLKEETNKFKLEYWFIDDGSKDRTYSILKDLQKNHSDEVHFISFSRNFGKEAALYAGLNEVTGEYTAVMDVDLQDPPEMLPEMFDMLEAEDSEYDCVGTARMDREGENKIISFFSEGFYKVINKMSQTKIIPGARDYRLMTRQMVEAIKSMTEYNRFSKGIFSWVGFKTKYLPYKNRERSAGTTSWNFWKLFKYAITGIVDFSEGPLMFATWMGTIFSITSIVAIIAIIIRKFVNPLSSVNGWASLVSIVLLIGGIQLLSIGILGEYIGKIFLEVKKRPIYIVKDKK from the coding sequence ATGAAAACTATATCTCTTATCGTTCCGTGTTTTAATGAAGAAGAAACGATTAACATTTACTATGACGCTATGACTAAACTCAAGGAAGAAACTAACAAGTTTAAACTTGAATATTGGTTTATCGATGATGGATCAAAAGATCGCACTTATTCAATTCTCAAAGATTTACAAAAAAACCACAGTGACGAGGTTCATTTCATTTCCTTCTCACGTAATTTTGGTAAAGAAGCTGCTTTATATGCAGGTTTGAATGAAGTAACTGGTGAGTATACTGCCGTTATGGATGTCGACCTTCAAGATCCTCCTGAAATGTTGCCCGAAATGTTCGATATGCTTGAAGCTGAAGATAGTGAATATGATTGTGTCGGAACAGCCCGTATGGACCGTGAAGGCGAAAATAAGATTATCTCTTTCTTCTCAGAAGGCTTCTACAAAGTAATCAATAAGATGTCACAAACAAAAATTATTCCTGGTGCTAGAGATTATCGTCTTATGACAAGACAAATGGTCGAAGCCATCAAATCAATGACTGAGTACAATCGTTTTTCAAAGGGTATTTTTAGTTGGGTCGGTTTTAAAACTAAGTATCTACCTTACAAGAACCGCGAACGTTCAGCCGGAACTACTTCATGGAACTTCTGGAAACTTTTCAAATACGCTATTACCGGTATTGTTGATTTTTCCGAAGGTCCACTAATGTTTGCCACATGGATGGGAACAATTTTCTCCATTACATCAATCGTTGCAATTATCGCTATCATTATCAGAAAGTTCGTCAATCCCCTCAGCAGCGTCAATGGCTGGGCCTCACTTGTCTCAATCGTTCTGTTAATTGGTGGAATTCAATTGCTCAGTATTGGTATTTTGGGAGAATATATCGGAAAGATTTTCTTGGAAGTTAAGAAGCGTCCAATTTATATCGTTAAAGATAAAAAATAA
- a CDS encoding acetate/propionate family kinase, producing the protein MKIMAINAGSSTLKWKLFEMPEKTTIASGMIDRLGSPKAVFKLKYNGKKIEHEEAIKSNDIAVLSILDALKDMNIIDRFEDIVAFGHRVVAGGEEFKKSEIVTEENLQKIEDLAEYAPLHNKVEAYYINVFKKLVPKAIQVAVFDTSFFVDIPEENYMYSIDMDDYKKYHARRYGAHGTSHRYIAQRLDKIVDGGIQDKNVIVLHLGSGASISAIKNGKAYDISMGFTPLAGIMMSSRSGDIDFSILPYLMRKLGLTDINDMIDILNKKSGLLGISGVSPDMRDIEAAEDTNQRAKLALEMYRNRIIKFMGSYIAEMGGLDVIAFTAGVGENSAEVREDILSGFEFMGLKIDPENNQVRGKEIKITTDDSKIAAYTIPTNEELMIAQDTYGFAKLLDGYRN; encoded by the coding sequence ATGAAGATTATGGCTATAAACGCAGGTAGTTCAACCTTGAAGTGGAAACTTTTTGAAATGCCTGAAAAAACAACAATCGCTTCCGGTATGATCGATCGCTTGGGTAGTCCTAAGGCTGTGTTCAAACTGAAGTATAACGGTAAAAAAATTGAGCATGAAGAAGCTATCAAATCTAATGATATTGCCGTTTTGTCAATTCTGGATGCGCTCAAGGATATGAATATCATCGATCGGTTCGAAGATATTGTCGCTTTTGGTCATCGTGTCGTTGCCGGTGGTGAAGAGTTTAAAAAGTCGGAAATCGTTACAGAAGAAAACTTACAAAAAATCGAAGATTTAGCCGAATATGCACCGTTACACAACAAAGTTGAAGCATATTACATCAATGTCTTTAAAAAGTTGGTTCCTAAGGCTATTCAGGTCGCTGTCTTTGATACATCCTTCTTCGTCGATATTCCTGAAGAAAATTACATGTATAGTATCGATATGGATGATTACAAAAAATATCACGCACGCCGTTATGGTGCTCATGGAACAAGTCACCGTTATATCGCGCAACGCCTTGATAAAATTGTCGATGGTGGGATTCAAGACAAGAACGTTATCGTTTTACATTTGGGTAGCGGCGCTTCAATTAGTGCAATTAAGAATGGTAAAGCTTACGATATTTCGATGGGATTCACACCACTTGCAGGTATCATGATGAGTTCCAGAAGTGGTGATATTGACTTTTCAATCTTGCCATATTTGATGAGAAAGCTCGGTTTGACTGATATTAATGACATGATCGATATCTTGAATAAGAAGTCTGGTTTGTTAGGTATTTCTGGCGTTTCACCAGATATGCGTGATATCGAAGCAGCCGAAGATACCAACCAAAGAGCTAAGTTAGCTTTGGAAATGTATCGTAATCGGATTATCAAATTCATGGGTTCATATATCGCCGAAATGGGTGGTCTTGATGTGATTGCCTTCACTGCTGGTGTTGGTGAAAACTCAGCTGAAGTACGTGAAGACATCCTAAGTGGTTTTGAATTCATGGGCTTGAAGATTGATCCAGAGAACAATCAAGTTCGTGGTAAGGAAATCAAGATAACAACAGACGATTCCAAGATTGCTGCCTATACGATTCCAACCAACGAAGAGTTGATGATTGCTCAAGATACTTATGGTTTTGCCAAACTATTAGACGGATATAGAAATTAA
- a CDS encoding 1,4-dihydroxy-2-naphthoate polyprenyltransferase: MKPSVFFELVEIKAKTASIFPFIMGTLYSYYHWHSINALDLILFFIAMFLFNMAVDINDNYWDYKNATGVESFRRDTNVIGVNHLNIHLIGWIDFSFTAIAAIIGLFIVSRTGWPLLFLGLFSFAVGFFYAGGPWPINRGPLGELFSGFTMGYVIYLIAIYINVVNNPIVILDAKFYGDALLSSLLTVFSISNLLLANNIADQKEDINLGRKTLVYYLGKANAIFILKSLYVLGYLALVCSVILGILPKMMLLTFLITPIVYKNAKAFSKNPIKKKTFPLIIKNLLLITLTETVAFILGVIFNF, encoded by the coding sequence TTGAAACCATCAGTATTTTTTGAACTTGTTGAAATTAAAGCTAAAACTGCCAGCATCTTCCCATTTATCATGGGAACTTTGTATTCATATTATCACTGGCACTCTATTAACGCTCTTGATTTGATTCTATTTTTCATCGCGATGTTTCTGTTCAATATGGCCGTTGATATCAACGACAACTATTGGGATTACAAAAATGCGACTGGTGTTGAAAGTTTCCGCCGTGATACCAACGTTATTGGTGTAAATCATTTGAATATTCACTTAATCGGTTGGATCGACTTTTCATTTACAGCCATTGCTGCCATCATCGGTTTATTCATCGTTTCTAGAACCGGCTGGCCATTGTTATTCTTGGGATTATTCTCATTTGCCGTTGGTTTCTTCTATGCTGGTGGGCCTTGGCCAATCAATCGTGGACCATTAGGCGAACTCTTCTCCGGTTTTACCATGGGTTACGTAATTTACTTGATTGCTATTTATATCAACGTTGTCAATAATCCAATCGTAATTTTAGATGCCAAGTTTTACGGTGATGCCTTGCTTTCATCGCTTCTAACAGTCTTTTCAATTTCCAATTTACTATTAGCCAACAACATAGCTGACCAAAAAGAGGACATCAATTTGGGACGTAAAACATTGGTTTATTACCTGGGTAAAGCCAACGCTATTTTCATTCTAAAATCATTATACGTCCTAGGTTATTTAGCCCTAGTTTGTTCAGTCATTCTAGGTATCCTGCCAAAAATGATGTTACTGACATTCTTAATTACACCTATAGTGTACAAAAATGCCAAAGCTTTCAGCAAGAATCCAATCAAAAAGAAAACATTCCCTTTGATTATTAAGAATCTCCTGCTGATAACTTTGACAGAGACAGTGGCCTTTATTTTAGGCGTTATATTCAATTTTTAA
- a CDS encoding polyprenyl synthetase family protein, protein MANKIWKSYPQLGEKLDLTTDYIHQAVKINNLDISSMIIDLTSGGKMLRPAFFLLFSDFGENKKTTAELIPLAASLEILHVATLIHDDVIDDSPLRRSQPTIHTKYGRRNAIYAGDYLFTLYFELISRNLADNNDILRNALSMKKILIGELDQMLINFNVKATTDMYLTEISGKTAELFSLSATMGAIVSGGNQELTERCKGIGHDIGMAFQIIDDILDFSNSVQTGKPVHEDLKNGVYSLPYILGLEAGNKQLIEVLSKDKLSADDDLKATNIVVDEGYLNQAKDIAQGYTKRALTEIDKLPKNTSQRVLKAVVKKLINRIK, encoded by the coding sequence ATGGCGAACAAAATATGGAAAAGTTATCCTCAACTCGGGGAAAAGTTGGATTTAACGACTGACTACATTCACCAAGCAGTGAAAATAAATAATCTCGACATAAGTTCCATGATCATAGATTTAACTTCTGGTGGCAAGATGTTACGTCCAGCCTTCTTCTTGCTGTTCAGTGATTTTGGTGAAAACAAAAAGACCACAGCCGAATTGATTCCTTTGGCAGCGTCGTTAGAAATATTACATGTTGCGACACTGATTCACGATGATGTAATCGACGATTCACCGTTACGCCGTTCGCAACCAACTATTCATACAAAATATGGTCGCCGTAACGCTATCTATGCTGGAGATTACTTATTTACGTTATACTTTGAGCTTATTTCACGGAATTTGGCAGATAATAACGACATTCTTCGTAACGCTCTAAGTATGAAAAAAATCCTAATCGGTGAGCTGGACCAAATGTTGATCAACTTCAATGTTAAAGCGACAACCGATATGTACTTAACTGAGATTTCAGGAAAAACAGCTGAACTTTTCAGCCTCAGTGCGACTATGGGTGCCATCGTTAGTGGTGGTAATCAGGAGTTGACTGAGCGTTGTAAAGGTATTGGCCATGATATTGGTATGGCTTTTCAAATTATCGACGATATTTTGGATTTCAGTAATTCTGTGCAAACGGGTAAACCGGTACATGAAGATTTGAAAAATGGCGTTTATTCGCTCCCTTACATTTTAGGATTGGAAGCGGGAAATAAGCAACTGATAGAAGTCTTATCGAAAGATAAATTGTCAGCTGATGATGATTTAAAGGCCACCAATATTGTTGTTGACGAAGGGTATCTCAATCAAGCAAAAGATATTGCCCAAGGCTACACCAAACGTGCTTTGACAGAGATTGACAAATTGCCAAAGAATACTAGTCAAAGGGTACTCAAGGCAGTGGTTAAGAAGCTGATCAACCGAATTAAATAG
- the cydC gene encoding thiol reductant ABC exporter subunit CydC, with product MNFFKTFKHDTWVKPYIKQYKGLLITALLLGLLTSFCAAALMFTSGYTIDKAATHPINILLIYIPILLTRAFGIGRPVFKYLERLKSHNWVLRVTSDLRTRLYKTLESDASFFSEHHKTGDIMGLLSEDISHLQNLYLRTIFPTVISYLLTIIASIALGIFNPSFGFFVFLLLFIEVFLVPLFSVSIESARRSYQKSVKSDLYIQLTDNIMGVDDWVISGRKADFKNLTSQNIANLDKSKNKSKSFRRNRDFGLQLIFAVLVICFLIFTNLTMTNGQEQANFVSAVVLAIFPLSDTIIPVSQGFEEWPQYRDSIERLNTIKPIPNNLPKQVTLNPKDFESISVDNITFEYDSNSPILIKNFSQTIKKGEKLALLGPSGIGKTTILQLILGDLSPQQGQIRINDLDISQIQEKRESIFSVLNQKPFLFNTTLLNNVRLGNEHKSDAEVKKAIERVGLKPLVESLPDKYNTIVGENGSRFSGGEQERIALARILLQDAPIVLLDEPTVGLDPITENDLLETFFDVLKDKTIIWVTHHLQGITHVDHVVFMNNDAIEMEGAPEELYQTNKHFKELYQMDQGY from the coding sequence ATGAATTTCTTCAAGACATTCAAACATGACACTTGGGTTAAACCCTATATCAAGCAATACAAGGGATTGTTGATCACTGCCCTATTATTGGGACTGTTGACGTCATTCTGTGCAGCCGCATTAATGTTTACTTCTGGCTACACAATTGACAAAGCTGCCACACATCCAATCAATATCTTGTTAATCTACATTCCCATCTTACTGACACGTGCCTTTGGTATTGGTCGTCCAGTTTTCAAATATCTCGAACGACTTAAGAGTCACAACTGGGTTTTACGTGTTACATCAGATTTGAGAACGCGACTATACAAAACTTTGGAAAGTGACGCCTCATTTTTCTCTGAACATCATAAAACTGGTGACATCATGGGACTGCTTTCTGAAGATATCAGTCACCTACAAAATTTATATTTAAGAACTATTTTTCCAACTGTTATCTCATATCTTTTAACAATCATTGCTTCAATCGCCTTAGGAATCTTCAATCCATCCTTTGGATTCTTTGTTTTCCTACTGCTATTTATTGAAGTATTTCTTGTTCCATTATTCTCAGTCTCCATTGAGAGTGCCCGCCGTTCTTATCAAAAATCAGTCAAAAGTGACCTGTATATTCAATTGACCGATAACATCATGGGTGTCGACGATTGGGTGATTTCTGGTCGTAAAGCTGACTTTAAAAATTTAACTTCACAAAATATTGCCAATCTAGATAAATCCAAGAATAAATCAAAATCTTTTCGTCGAAACCGTGACTTCGGTTTACAATTGATTTTTGCGGTGCTTGTCATCTGTTTCCTAATCTTTACCAATCTAACGATGACCAATGGACAAGAGCAGGCTAATTTCGTCTCAGCGGTCGTCTTAGCCATTTTCCCACTGTCCGATACAATCATTCCTGTCAGTCAGGGATTCGAGGAGTGGCCTCAATATAGAGACTCTATCGAGCGTTTAAATACTATCAAACCAATTCCCAATAATTTGCCCAAGCAAGTTACTTTGAATCCAAAAGATTTCGAATCAATTTCAGTTGATAATATTACTTTTGAATACGATTCAAACTCACCAATTTTAATCAAGAATTTCTCACAAACAATTAAAAAAGGTGAAAAATTAGCCTTACTTGGTCCCAGCGGTATTGGTAAAACTACTATTCTACAGTTGATTCTAGGGGACCTCTCACCACAACAAGGCCAAATTAGAATCAATGACTTGGATATTTCACAAATCCAAGAGAAGCGCGAAAGTATCTTCTCAGTCTTGAATCAAAAACCATTCTTATTCAATACGACATTGCTGAATAATGTCCGTTTAGGTAACGAACACAAGTCTGATGCCGAAGTTAAAAAAGCTATCGAGCGTGTTGGTTTAAAGCCATTAGTTGAATCCTTACCTGACAAATACAATACAATTGTCGGCGAAAATGGATCACGTTTTTCTGGTGGTGAACAAGAACGGATTGCGTTAGCGAGAATCTTATTGCAAGATGCACCAATCGTCCTATTGGATGAACCTACTGTTGGACTCGATCCAATCACAGAAAATGATTTACTAGAAACATTCTTCGATGTTCTAAAAGATAAAACTATTATCTGGGTCACTCACCATTTGCAAGGTATTACTCACGTTGACCACGTGGTCTTCATGAATAACGATGCCATTGAAATGGAAGGTGCTCCTGAGGAGCTTTATCAAACTAATAAACATTTCAAAGAACTCTATCAAATGGATCAAGGATATTAA